Below is a genomic region from Rosa chinensis cultivar Old Blush chromosome 5, RchiOBHm-V2, whole genome shotgun sequence.
CTTCCCATATGCCAATTTTGAGTAACAAGTCGAGGCTCTCAGCTGCTGCTTTTGAGTATGCAATGTGTTGATCAGCTGATGATGACAGAGTCATTTTCTTGAGCGCTGCAGCTAATTCCTTCAAAGCCTTTCCGCATTCATTGCAAATATTTGTGCATGGTTCTTGAATTTTGCTTCGAATTTCAGCGGGGGCCTGCATTAAAAATGTTACTATCTAGTTAGATTTACAAATTCATAATCCGAGTGGTAGCAATGGTGTAAAGTAGGTTTTGGTAGTATACTTGAATTTCAGTGTTCAGGTAAGTGTTAAGAGCTTCAATTTTATAGGCACACTGCCGACTTTGGGTTCCAACATTCAAGTACTTCTCCCATGGGTGACAGAACTTGAACCCGCCATGACCTGGTTCCCATCGTGCCAAGTTAGCCTgaaaaattgaaacaatttaTCATTATTTACTACTGAACTAGCATCCTAACCAAAAATTATTTGACAAGATCTTGAATTTATAACGTTTCTGCCTTCACCACGAACAAAACCGGACAAAACTCTTTCCGTAGTATATCATTGCTCAGTCTTCTCATTCTTAATGTGAAATATCCGATTGACTCATAACATAAATTTAAATCATTTTCTTGGATAGCCAAGATATTTGTATAAAATATAAGTAACAGTTTACATTCCTAATACAAAGCTAACTATTTGTTAGCTCATTACACGCACAACTTTATCTCACATAATCTGAACTGTTTATTACGTACGTACTATCAGATTTCTCTTCAAACCTTATAATTGCAAAAGGTCAAGCAAAACCATATAATCCTTTAAGTTTAATTCAACAAATGAAAACTAAATGGACGAAAATGATCGATAGTGGCAAAGGGATAAGTGTCTTCAGATTTTCTtaatcttcttcctttttttttttttttttttttgtggttttgcAAGAAGTTCTTTCATCCAGAATGAATTTAGAATAGACAGTTTGTATTATGCAATATCATTGGGAAATGGCCCCAAAAATGAATAGGTTCATATTGGAAAATAATATAAGTTTCTCCTTCAAGATATAAAAGATATTCCATTTCTCAGTTTCACTTACTCACCATAAATTCTTCAAGGCCTTTTGATGTAAGAACACTTTTATATCGCTGAAGCGAAGATTTAGTATCACTTAATGTCAACCCATTCTCTGTTATGCCAAAGTATTCAAATCCAAATCCTGCAAATTACGTCAAAGTAGTGCGTAGTTGTAATATTATATATTAGTTGAAGCATCAggtagaaaataacaaagtgtTGATAGCATATATACGTACCTTCCATAAAATCCCCAAGCTTTTCCATGTTACCAGCAATTAAATTATGGAGATCAACTCCAATCCACACAGGGCAAATGCAGATACAAACTATAATAGTAGTGCAGCCTCCTATAGCAACCGTTGAGAGCCTCCTGTGTGCCATGTCTAGTACCTGTTCGTCTTTGTAGCCGGATACCGAAACCAAGCAGAAGGTCAGTATGAATACCATCAGCCCATAGTCATGCCTTGCCTTTAACACGGGGAAGAATCTCAGGAAGGTCATAATTGCAGCTGCCAAACATGAAAACAGTTATTTTATGAACATATCATGCTACTTATGTGCTTCAACTCTCAATTAAtttgataaaataaataaaattaaattaaaaaaactctGAATTAATTAGACGCATGGAACACACCTACAAAAAAGACGGAAAATGCCATCAATATGGGCTCCCCGACTTTTCCTCCCCAAAGAGTTGATATGTGATGAACTCCAACAGCTAGAGCACCAGCTAGTAACGTTGCCATCATCCTATTTATACCCCTTTCTAGGGTTCCTCctggaaaatgaaagaaagaattaAAAAGGGGAAACAAGATGCATTATTAGTTACTGAAagtgttttaaaaaaaattctaggcGGTGGCCAAACTGCTCCGTATAGTTTGGGCGGTGCATAAGTTGGCCAAAtttaaaaacatgctcaaaatatttatcttttttggTCAATTACTCAAAAATAACTTCTTACATGTAAGTAGTCAATATATTTCAATCAATTATactaccaactatagttttttttttttaattgcacttatttctatgttttatgataaaataaaattaaaataaacatctGCATAAACCCCGCCTTAGCTCCTAGGCGCTAGGCCTCTCTCCACCGCACCTACCACTtagcgatttttagaacattggttataaattttttttggccattttataGATGCCCTTCCACTAGGAGCATCAACAGTGGGGACCcaaatttgggtccaaaaccaaattttgAGTCCAAAAGTAATGGATTAAGGCTACAATGGATCGAAATGTATTGGACCTATATATGCCTGAGACTCAAATGTTAGACCAAATCTGATCCAGTGGAGGACTTAAAAAAATTTGGACCCAAATGTGATGGGTCTCACCCACATGGGATTTTTGATACATGCTGTCGGTATACAAGTGCACATGGGATGAGAAAAGAGTGGGGCCCCTCAATTTTAAAAACAACGGCTACTTTTGTTTGCAACCAATGGTTAGGATTGAATTATATATTCAATCTAATGGCCGGAATTTAACTCATtcaattatataaaaatttgggTCTAaaaatttgggtccaaaataTGGGTCAAAAAATAAGTCATGTACCACTACAGCACCCAATAAAAGTAAATCCTTTTGTACACTATTCAGATTGACTCAAATCACTATTCTAGCTtatttggacccaaatttgagtctaAAAAATAAGTCCTCACTGCTGATGctctaagggatcccttttttggccattgtgggacccacttttcaatcatattttagTATCTCaacagttcagtttttaggtcctaatgtatagatcatttctgcaaattttcagccaaattgatgatcataaAGGTAACAagctagattaaatcaatggacaaactgaatctgtccaattTAAACCATTCGTTTTTATAATTATAAAATgcagttatgaatgccttaatgattatcaatttaattgaaaatttgcagagatgatctgcTCAtttatacctaaaaactgaacggttacgatgtgaatatgtgatcgaaaagtgagtctaattagtaatcccttaaaatggccaaaaaaaagaATCCTTCACTAGAAGGATCAtttgtgagtgtgtgtgtgtgtgtgtgttggtgtTAGGTAAACATTTACTTTTTTCTTCAATGacaaaaattgataaaaaaatttagaagATTGAGTATCGGTAAGTTAATGAGAGTCGAAAGTGTACTGATCCAATTCCTTTTAAGATCAATTATATTGGGGCAATACACAATATTTTGCTCTTTTTTGATTCATTCACATTTTGATTAcaaaatttaatatataatCATCCTAGCTAGGCCTTGGTAGTTTATCAAT
It encodes:
- the LOC112202439 gene encoding aluminum-activated malate transporter 2; translation: MGCGLVVVLVFIVGAYGNFFIVALIYGLVELEADASSTDLRLALAVSEARASTTRGDHSWECFAFLSEMTSADFDDLENGSGGKGPCGRVIRWLKAVSAKSWGKVVEAAREGKKLAEDDPRRIVHSFKVGLALTLVCLFYYYRPLYDGFGVDAMWAVLTVALVFEYSVGGTLERGINRMMATLLAGALAVGVHHISTLWGGKVGEPILMAFSVFFVAAIMTFLRFFPVLKARHDYGLMVFILTFCLVSVSGYKDEQVLDMAHRRLSTVAIGGCTTIIVCICICPVWIGVDLHNLIAGNMEKLGDFMEGFGFEYFGITENGLTLSDTKSSLQRYKSVLTSKGLEEFMANLARWEPGHGGFKFCHPWEKYLNVGTQSRQCAYKIEALNTYLNTEIQAPAEIRSKIQEPCTNICNECGKALKELAAALKKMTLSSSADQHIAYSKAAAESLDLLLKIGIWEDANVLETIPSAAVALLLIDVVACVEKISEAVHELASAADFKTEQPQLLQEPVLYEESHVAITIDHNSTDGLPENGSSNGITTNYNV